One region of Mesobacillus boroniphilus genomic DNA includes:
- a CDS encoding YhcN/YlaJ family sporulation lipoprotein has translation MKRISLQMLILIMTVLLFTGCNTYTDEGAETYQVNNDGAQIQKINQEYTSNSYNQTSRIHVDENAEDQVEMLNEVQSATVITIQKKAYVAVVLENGDTDGVPGDLKEKISQQIKVTDESITDVYVSSNAKFVVSMTDYKEQLQSGRPIVGLTKDFNATIEGNFPGSR, from the coding sequence ATGAAACGAATTAGCCTACAGATGCTTATTCTTATTATGACCGTCCTTTTGTTCACTGGGTGCAATACATATACGGATGAGGGAGCAGAAACTTATCAGGTAAATAATGATGGTGCACAAATCCAGAAAATCAACCAGGAGTACACCTCCAATTCATATAACCAAACATCCAGGATTCATGTGGATGAAAATGCGGAGGACCAAGTAGAAATGCTGAATGAAGTTCAAAGTGCAACCGTTATTACCATTCAGAAAAAAGCGTATGTGGCCGTTGTTCTGGAAAATGGGGACACAGATGGAGTTCCAGGTGATTTAAAGGAAAAGATTTCGCAACAGATCAAAGTCACCGATGAGTCAATTACAGATGTTTATGTATCATCCAATGCGAAATTTGTTGTCAGTATGACAGACTATAAAGAGCAGCTTCAAAGCGGAAGACCAATTGTGGGGCTTACTAAAGACTTTAATGCGACAATAGAAGGAAATTTCCCTGGCAGCCGTTAA